In Chloroflexota bacterium, the DNA window GGCGGGTGAGAAGATGCCTTGGCAGAACATGCACTTGGTCTTGCCGTTGGGGCTGTTGGGCGGATGGTTTCTTGGTCGGGTATGGGAGTCAACCGATTGGCGCAAGTTAGTGTATCAAGGGGCACTTTCCATGATGCTCTTGCTTGCTGTAGGTGCGTTCTCGCTTTTTATCTTGTTGGCCACCATGCGCAGCCCGATACGCCCATTTAGTGGGACAGGGCTTGATCAGTTGCAATCCACTTTGCGCTGGGTACTGGCGCTGGTTTTGTTTGTGATTGCAGCGGTGTGGATCTATACCCGCGGTCGCCAGCTCGGTTGCAGTGGCTGGGCGCGCATTGTCCTGGCCTTGCTTTGTGTCGTTTTGATCGCCGTTACGGTGCGTTTTGCGTTGATGTTGAGTTTTATCAACCAGGACTATGCGACCGAATTCCTCGTGTATGCGGCTGCGACACCGGATACGGCGGCTCTCATGCGTGAGTTGGATGAAATGTCGCGGCGGATGATTGGCTCTCAAGTGCTCCAGATTGCCTACGATAATGAATCACAGCAACCCTTCTTCTGGTATCTGCGCGATCGCGAAGGGGTGACCTTCTTCACCGGAGAGAGCGGTTTGTTTGGTGATCCGCATGTGGTCATCATTGGTCTAGGCAATGAAGCCAAACTGAGATCGCAACTGGTTGGGAAATACATTCGGAGAGGACGAGACTATCGGCTCATCTGGTGGCCTGATGAAGAGCCATACCGCAACCTGACCCTCGCCAAATTGTGGAACGATCTGTGCGACCCTGCCAGGCGCAAGTACTGGTGGGACATCATCTGGTCCCGCAAATACCCCCACGCTACTACATCTTGGCCTTTGGTGAGCAAGTTTGCCTTGTACGTGCGCAAGGACATTGCGGCGCAGTTGTGGGATTATGGGCCTGAGGTGGCAGGCATAGGGCTTGAACTGCCTGAGGATGAATACGAGAAGCGGCGCATTCAAGTTTCGGCGGTGCTGACCTGGGGCAGTTTTGGCACAGGGGCAGGGCAGTTCAACGATCCGAAGGGGATAGCGGTGGATGAGCAGGGGAATGTGTATGTAGTGGACACGCGCAACCATCGGGTGCAGGTTTTTGACAATGCTGGGCGGTATGTGCGTGGTTGGGGGCGGCAAGGGGATGGTGCTGGGGAGTTTCAGGAGCCGTGGGGGATAGCGGTGGATAAGGGAGGGGACGTGTATGTGGCGGACACATGGAACCACCGCATCCAGAAGTTTGATAGGGAAGGGCGTTTTGTGAAGCAGTGGGGTGTATTTGGGGACACGGGTGGCGTGTTGGGAGCGACGGATGTGTTTTATGGGCCGCGTGACATTGAGGTGGATGGTGAGGGGAAGCTATTGGTGAGCGACACGGGGAACAAGCGGGTGTTGAAGTTCACAACTGAGGGTGAGTTTGTGGGGCAGTGGGGCGGAGGGGGGTCGTTGAGTGGGCAGATGCGTGAGCCGTGTGGTTTGGCGGTGGATGGGGGAGGGAACGTGTATGTAGCGGATGTGTGGAACGAGCGGATACAGAAGTTTGATGGGGGTTGGAAGTATGTGACGGAGTGGATGGTATTGGGATGGGAGAGTGAGTCGCCGGTGAACAAGCCATATGTGGCGGTGGATGGGCGTGGGTATGTGTATGCGACGGCGCCTGAGTATCATCGTGTGGTGAAGTTTGATGGGAGTGGGAAGGTGGTGGCGGTGTGGGGGGCATATGGGAGCGATGCGGGGTCGTTCAACGTGCCTTCTGGGATCGCGGTGGATGGGGAGGGGAACATCTACGTGGCGGACTCGGGCAATCACCGCATCATGAAGTTCGCACCAATACCGTGATCCTTTCTGTTGCTCCCAATTAAGAAGTTGTCATCGAGATTGGCTGGTTTTCTATGCTGTGATCCTCTCTGTGGAACGTTTGAAAGTCTGTGCGTAGACGATCAGGCACTTTCTGGTTGGTTCGCTTAGAGGGAGATGGGTCAGAGCGTATTGTGGCGAGAAGAAGCCAAAGCTCTGACCCTCTCCCAGGTGCAGTTGATGCAACTCTTTGTCAATCGGGCCGATATAGACATATCGCTCGAACTCCTCGTCGTGGAATTCGCCAAACGGCTGGTATGACTCCAGGTGAAAGCGGATCTCCTCTTCTACTTCTCGGCGGAGTGCTTCCTCCAAGGTTTCTCCCGGCTCAACGTGGCCGCCAACCAATCCCCACGTATTGGGTGCGGGAATGCTTGGATCGTTCGCGCGGTGAAGCAGAAGGATTTCGCCTTTTTGATTCACCAAGATAATCCCAACAATTTGTCTTCGAGATTTCTGTTTATCCCGGTTTTGCCTTTGCTTGCATGGCTCGTTCATATTCAGCTCGCTCGCGCAACTGACCGCGCAGGGCTGCAATATCACGCGGCACCAAATAGGCTACCACAGCAAAGAAAAGGGCACAGAGTATCCAGGTGGATACGCAAATGGATAGAATGGCATTGTGCAGGGAGGAGCGTACAGCAATCAGCCCAGCCATCAGTGGTGCTAGAGCTGCACCCGCTGATTCGATAAAGTACTGCACGGCCAGTGCTGTGCTGCGCACCTCTGGCAGTGTAATGTCATAGACTGTGGAGACCACGTTGGGCGAAGCGATGGGGATGAACAGGGCGGTCAAGCAAAGCAATATCATGAACAGCATTTGATTGCCAGCCGGGATGCTCAGCGTGATGACCAGCAGGATGGCTCCCATTAAAACACCCGTCATGGCTACCAGCGCCCGGCCACGGGGTGTGCGCTTGAAGAAAAAGTCGCCCACTGCGCCACCCACGAAGTAGCCTGCCGATAGGACCAGCACGGCGGTGGCCATGGTCGTGAACACGGCGGTGCTGGAGTACCCGCGTTCTGTCTCGAGGTAGCGGAAAAACCAGTAGGTGATCACATTCCACGGGAAAACGCCAAAGAATCCCTGGATGAACAACAACACTAGGCTACGCTTTTTGAACAGCCCCAGAGCGGTCTGTAGGTTGAAGCGGTAAATCCCAATCTGTTCCAGGTCCCGCAGTTCAGGTTCGGCTTTGCCGCGTGGCGCTTCGCGCACGCCAAAAAAGATGAGCAACGACAGCAGGATGCCCAGGGAACCAGTAACGTAGTAAATGCCACGCCAGCCCAATGCATTGCTGAGCAGAAGACCCAACAACATGCCCAGCATATAGCCAAAGGGCTGCGCGATCTGCAGCAATCCATAGATTTTGCCGCGCATCTCTGGCCCAAAATAGTCGGAGATGAGGCTGTACAGTCCAGGGTAACTGGAATCGTCAATGCCAGTCGTGGCGCGGGTGGCCAGAAAGGCTCCGTATGTGGGCGCGATGGCGCTGAGCCAGGTGGTCGAACCCCAAATGAATGAAGCCAACGCGAGCAGTTTTGAGCGTGCATAACGGTCGTAGAGGTAGCCCCAAACTGGGTACAGGATAGCGCCGACAATGAGCGCACCGGTGACGACTGCCCCCATCTGTGCTTCGTTGATGTGGAACGTGTTCATAATCTGTGTCGTCAGGGGGCCAATGAGGAGCTTGTCGCATTGATGAAGCAGCATAAAGGCAAAGAAAGTGACGACAACGAACCAGCGGTATCTAGAATGTGCTTTCATCGCAATTCTCCTTTTCTGTAGCGTGCTGCGTCTTTCTGAGCCAGTGAAGATTACAGCAAGCCCTTTGGATTTTATGGTGCAAGGCAGGGAAGCCTTGGGCAAATTATAATACGACACAAAGCTACCAAACAAATCCCTTGATATTGGATGCAGAAGGTTGTGTTCCTATTTTCGCTCCATAGGCTGCCAGTTCAGATTCGATCCGATGTTTGGGTTAAAGCCCGGGTCATCGGTTAGGATGTACTCGCCCAGGCTATTGGCCCAAGCATGCCGATAGCCACCTGGCAGTTCTATACCGTATTCTTTGAATGGGTCATGGTACTCATCAACCCCGCGTATCGCCTGGCTGAAGCTGCTGGAAATGCGGTCGTATGTCTGTTGTCGCTGATAGTAGGATTCCATCATCATATCGCTGATTTGGTTGCTAGTTTGGCTAATAATGCGGCTGAGTTGACCCACATTGTGTATCTGTTGAATCTGATTCTGAACCAGGTATTGGCTGACCTGCGTGTAACGGCTGTACCACAGTGGGTTTAGACGGAAGGAACTGGTCATGACTTGGTAGAGATCCGCCAAGTTATCCAATCGTCCAGCTAGAGCACGGAATGAGAAAAGGTAACTGGCTTGCCAGAAGATGTTTTCCACTGCTCCCATCAGCATTGGCGTTACAATGCGGGTGAGCTCAACCACGCAGAAAAACTCCTCTTCAATAGTAGCCATGTCTTTTGTGTAGCGCACGCGGGTTTTGGCGCCGTCTGCGGTGGTTAGAGCACTGGGTGCCTCGGGGCGAGTTGCCTGCAACTGGCTGGCCAGGTCAGGTAGATGCTCCTCATGAGTAATCTGCAGGCCTGCTATATTGCCTCTGAAACGTGGAAGCACGACCTCACGTAAAGCCTGCTGTGCACCAACAGGAGGTCGAACTTCATTTCCAAAGTAGAAGCTACCCACTGGACACGTCATTAGCACCATAGGGTTATTTGTCCAGTAGAAAGGTTGAGCCGGAAAGACCTCAAAGGCCTCTGCGCCACCAGGGTTACGCACTTGAAAGGCAATGACAGCAGGCATGCCTGGATTGTTCATCAGCCAATGCACACCTCCTTCGAATTC includes these proteins:
- a CDS encoding 6-bladed beta-propeller, translated to LLGTLALPLIAPVVVSVFKWNPLDYSSTGIVRTGTVVLLLLVVSIALGVWWKRKVWLTCAAIYYVIFILFYTTMLTNARGVVTGMVGMLGHWLSQQEVRRGGQPWYYFFFLNALYEFLPSLLTGAAMVYYFWTGRRSQWVGAESEAEATPATSPGATGRRRRTGRQEAAPAIAVTREGAKVFVPFLIYWTVTNLVIWAWAGEKMPWQNMHLVLPLGLLGGWFLGRVWESTDWRKLVYQGALSMMLLLAVGAFSLFILLATMRSPIRPFSGTGLDQLQSTLRWVLALVLFVIAAVWIYTRGRQLGCSGWARIVLALLCVVLIAVTVRFALMLSFINQDYATEFLVYAAATPDTAALMRELDEMSRRMIGSQVLQIAYDNESQQPFFWYLRDREGVTFFTGESGLFGDPHVVIIGLGNEAKLRSQLVGKYIRRGRDYRLIWWPDEEPYRNLTLAKLWNDLCDPARRKYWWDIIWSRKYPHATTSWPLVSKFALYVRKDIAAQLWDYGPEVAGIGLELPEDEYEKRRIQVSAVLTWGSFGTGAGQFNDPKGIAVDEQGNVYVVDTRNHRVQVFDNAGRYVRGWGRQGDGAGEFQEPWGIAVDKGGDVYVADTWNHRIQKFDREGRFVKQWGVFGDTGGVLGATDVFYGPRDIEVDGEGKLLVSDTGNKRVLKFTTEGEFVGQWGGGGSLSGQMREPCGLAVDGGGNVYVADVWNERIQKFDGGWKYVTEWMVLGWESESPVNKPYVAVDGRGYVYATAPEYHRVVKFDGSGKVVAVWGAYGSDAGSFNVPSGIAVDGEGNIYVADSGNHRIMKFAPIP
- a CDS encoding NUDIX domain-containing protein, whose translation is MNQKGEILLLHRANDPSIPAPNTWGLVGGHVEPGETLEEALRREVEEEIRFHLESYQPFGEFHDEEFERYVYIGPIDKELHQLHLGEGQSFGFFSPQYALTHLPLSEPTRKCLIVYAQTFKRSTERITA
- a CDS encoding zinc ribbon domain-containing protein, with translation MATGESHLIADQCPQCGGNLPSGGEQIICPYCGSRLIRYRTGPLTETERGQEAFVQGMHLKLFSCVDTQGVGMEAFRMLIPSGWEFEGGVHWLMNNPGMPAVIAFQVRNPGGAEAFEVFPAQPFYWTNNPMVLMTCPVGSFYFGNEVRPPVGAQQALREVVLPRFRGNIAGLQITHEEHLPDLASQLQATRPEAPSALTTADGAKTRVRYTKDMATIEEEFFCVVELTRIVTPMLMGAVENIFWQASYLFSFRALAGRLDNLADLYQVMTSSFRLNPLWYSRYTQVSQYLVQNQIQQIHNVGQLSRIISQTSNQISDMMMESYYQRQQTYDRISSSFSQAIRGVDEYHDPFKEYGIELPGGYRHAWANSLGEYILTDDPGFNPNIGSNLNWQPMERK
- a CDS encoding MFS transporter, yielding MKAHSRYRWFVVVTFFAFMLLHQCDKLLIGPLTTQIMNTFHINEAQMGAVVTGALIVGAILYPVWGYLYDRYARSKLLALASFIWGSTTWLSAIAPTYGAFLATRATTGIDDSSYPGLYSLISDYFGPEMRGKIYGLLQIAQPFGYMLGMLLGLLLSNALGWRGIYYVTGSLGILLSLLIFFGVREAPRGKAEPELRDLEQIGIYRFNLQTALGLFKKRSLVLLFIQGFFGVFPWNVITYWFFRYLETERGYSSTAVFTTMATAVLVLSAGYFVGGAVGDFFFKRTPRGRALVAMTGVLMGAILLVITLSIPAGNQMLFMILLCLTALFIPIASPNVVSTVYDITLPEVRSTALAVQYFIESAGAALAPLMAGLIAVRSSLHNAILSICVSTWILCALFFAVVAYLVPRDIAALRGQLRERAEYERAMQAKAKPG